In the genome of Metabacillus litoralis, the window TGTTCCTTTTGATTTTGAGACCTTTTATAACAGCCCAGAAGAATTTGTCGTTACGACAACAGATTGTCATACAGGTCAGCCTGTTTATTTTAGTAAAGAAGAATATGGTAAAGATTTATTGAAAGTTATACGTGCTTCAAGCTCATTACCTTTTATTGCTCCAGTTGTAGAATATAAAGGTAAACATTTGTTAGATGGAGGAATTGTGGATTCAGTTCCAATCAAAAAAGCGGAAAAAGATGGTTTAAAAAAGAACGTAGTCATTCTTACAAGGGATCATACTTATACTAAGAAGAAAAAATCCAACATTAAGTGGTTATTATCGAAAGTTTATGGACATTATCCAGAGTTGGTAGAGTCTGTTTTATCAAGATATAACATGTATAATCAGACAATAGATCACATAAAAGAAGAAGAGAAGAAAGGGAATATTTTTGTCATTCAACCAAGTTCAAAAGTGAAAGTTGGAAGAATTGAAAGAAATCAAACAAAACTTGAGGATTTATATACACTTGGCTTTGATGATGCAAGAAGAAACTATGATAAATTGCAAAAATGGATGGAGAGTTAAAAGAAGCTATTGCTTAATTTTCAATAGATCTTTAAAGTCAATTGATTTAAAATGAATGTTGAAATTGACATTAAATGCAACTAAAAAATATGAATTGAGGAAAAAGCGATGGATGGACAAACTGTTACTGAAATACTAGATCAATTAAGAGACGGAGAATTAAACGAATACCATGTCACAAAAGAACAATTCCTTATATTTCGTGAGGTTCTTGTGAACCGTGAAGATTTTAAACATTTTCGAGGAATTGCTAAACAAGGTGGAAGTGTAATATATCGCTACTTAAAAGAGCCAAGAAGTTAGACGATCTAATTTCTCGGCTCTTTTTATTTTTGTTTAATAAAAATAAGTAAATTACACTATTTTTATAATAAAAAATACATTGATTAAAGAGTGTTAACAGAACTCTATCCTAAAGGTACATACGATACTATAAATAAACGATTCTTTTTGCTTACTTTCTACTAAGAAGTTTGGTAGTTGAACGATTTTATGTCCGTACCGCTGCACAAAACATTTCCCATTGCTACCAGATATTGAGGGGTGTATTAGAGGGAGGATCCTGTTAGTCTTGTGTATGTGGCCAGGCAAGCTTGGTTAATACATGACGAACCTTCAGGAGGTTACGAATCTATGAAAAAGGCAATTTTAAAACTTGTTGCTGTTTCAACATTAGCTTTTTCGCTTATCGCGATGACTGCTCCACAATCTAAAGCTAGTGCTGCAACAACACATCAAGTGCAATCAGGAGATACGTTCTGGATCATTGGTAAAAAGTATGGAGTTCCTGTTAAAACTTTAATGTCAACAAATAAAAAATCTTCTCATTTATTATTTATCGGTGAAAAACTTGTTATACCTCAAACAATCACAGCAGCAGAAATGGATTTATTAGCACGTCTTGTAAATGCGGAAGCAAAAGGTGAACCTTATGCTGGTAAGGTTGCTGTTGCATCGGTTGTACTAAACCGTGTTGATAGTTCGTTATTCCCAAATTCGATTTCAAGTGTTATTTATCAGAAAGATCAAGGTTATTATGCTTTTACTCCTGTTCAAAATGGAGCAATTAATTCACCTGCTGATGCATCAGCAAAGGCAGCAGTAAAAGAAGCTTTAGCTTTCCGAGGAATGGGAAAAGGCTCATTATATTTCTATAACCCTAAAACAGCAAAAAGCACTTGGATTACATCACGTCAAGTAACAGTGAATATTGGTAATCACCGATTTGCAAAATAATGAAATCCTTAGTACATCACAATTGTGATGTGCTTTTTTTGCATTATAAGATGTATTTCCTTGATTAAAATGAATATTCTAATTTTTTTGATATCACACCTATATATAGTAAGAATATTATCTCTAAAATTTGGCAACATAAGAAAAAAGAATGTCTATGAAAGCGTGTGGAACGATGAATAAAATGACGTATGAAGGTGGCAGAGAAAAGCTATCGTTAGTACAGGTATTAGCAAGGTTCAGAACTTCCTCTGATTTTATTCAATATGAAGCCGAGACTTCTCATGTTAAGTACTGGGTATCTTACTTAAGAACAATGGTTGATATGCAGACTCTTCAAAAAAGCATTATGCCTTTTTTAAAGAGTGGGGATTGGAAAACACTGGATGATTTACAAAATGGAATACCAATCGAAAATATTATTATCACGATCGATACAGATGTGATTAAGGAAAAGCTATTAGACGGATACATTCTTATTTGCTTAACAGAATATGGATTGCCTGGCTTATTAATTAAAGCAACAATAAATAAAGCGCGTGATGTTTCTCTACCAGAAGTTGAGTTTAGTGTAGTAGGTCCTAAAGAAGCGTTTGTAGAATCAATTGAATCTAATATTAATTTAATCCGAAAACGAATTCCTGATGAAAAACTACGTATTTTTGAAATAAAGGTCGGTAAGCTTTCAAAAACTAAGGTAGCAATATTATATATAGAGGGAATTGCGAATGAAGAGAATGTTAACACGGTTAAACAAAGAATTAAAGACATTAAATTCGATCAAATTAGTGACAGCTCCTTTATTACACAAATGATTTCTGATAATCAAAATTCTCCTTTTCCACAGCTATTGGATACGGAACGCCCTGACAGGGTATCATCCATTTTAGCGGAAGGAAAGGTTGGGGTTATTGTTGATGGTTCTCCACATGTATTAATTGGACCCACAACGTTAGTGGAGTTTTTTTCAGCATTTGATGACTATTTTTATAATTGGTTAAACGCATCTTTTTTTAGACTGATTCGGTTGTTTGCTGTAGCATTTTCTATTTTAGTAACACCTATTTATGTTGCTACTTTAACTTACCATTATGAATTAATACCAGGTGATTTATTAAATACTCTCATTTCATCGAGAAGGGTAGTACCATTGCCACCTATACTAGAGGCATTGTTTTTAGAGTTAACGATTGAGCTTTTACGTGAAGCAGGGGCACGCCTTCCTACAAAAGTTGGACAAACAATAGGTATTGTTGGAGGGATTGTTATTGGAACTGCTTCTGTAGAAGCAGGTCTAACAAGTAACATATTACTGATTATTGTTGCATTATCTGCACTTGCATCTTTTACAACACCTATTTATGCAATGGGTAACACGATCCGAATGCTCCGCTTTCCATTTTTATTATTAGCAGAATGGTTAGGGCTGCTGGGGTTAATGCTTTGTTTTTGTTTTCTTATGACACATTTATTAAGATTAACCTCCTTAGGGAGACCTTTTTTAGAGCCAATCTATCCTCCTAGAACAAAAGATATGAAAGATGCTTTAATTAGACTTCCATTTTCCTTATTGTCTAAGAGACCGTCACAATTGCGAACGAATAACCCAATTAGATTTCCTTCTAAAAAGGCAAAAATGAATAAAGACATAGATGAATGAGTGAGGTGAGTGGACAAAATGAAAGTAGCAGATCGTTTTCAAGTATCACATTTTTTGGTGTTCTATTTGATCCACTCACTTCAATTTGGTGTAGGTGTATTAGGATTTCAAAGAATTGTAGCTGAAAAATCGGGAAGAGATGCTTGGATTGCAGTTATTATATCGGGTATTCTTGTACATATTTCAGTATGGATGATTTTTCGTATTTTGAAAGATTTTGAAGGCAACATTATTGATGTACATAAAGAGCTTTTTGGGAAATGGATTGGTGGTGCTCTTAGTACTTTTTTTGGTCTATATTTCTGTTTACTAGCGATAAATGTTTTAAATACTTATATAGAAATTATTGTAGTTTGGATGTTTCCAGATCTCAATTCTTGGTTGTTTACATCAATCTTTTTGTTATTAGTCTATTATGTCATTAGTGGTGGATTTAGAATCGTAACAGGTATATGCTTTTTTGGAGTTGTTTTACCTAGCTATTTAATATTTACATTTTTCTTTCCAATTGAATTCTCAGATTTATCTAATCTAGCCCCACCGCTAAATCATTCTTTCAAAGATATGGCTTCTTCAACTAAGGATATGTCGTTAACAATATTAGGGTTTGAGGCTTTGTTAGTTTATTATCCATTTATCAAACGACCGGAAAAGTCAAAAAAATGGGCACATCTCGGGGTTGCCTATAGTACATTATTGTTTACTTTAATCATGATGATCTCACTAGCTTATTTTAGTGAGGAACAATTGCAAAAAAATGTGTGGGCTACATTAACAATTTGGAAGATTGTTGAAATGCCTTTTGTAGAACGTTTTGAATATATAGGAATTGCTAACTGGTGTTTAATCATATTGCCTAATGTTTGTTTAACTTTTTGGTGTGCGAGCAGATGTCTTAAGGATACATTTAAATTTAATCAGAGAATTTTACTTGCACTTGTTTTGCTTTTGGCGTTTTTTACCATTCCGATGATTCAAACAAGAGAGAAAATAAGCTTTTTTAATGATTTAGTTTCACAAATAGGCTTTTATATGATGTTTGGATATATACCGATTCTTTTCTTTCTCACAGTATTGATAAAAAAAATAAAGGGGAGAAAAGCGTGAGTTTTAGGTTTGTTTTCGTATCTTTGCTAATGATGACAATTCTAACAGGATGTATTGAAAAAGAAATTATAGATGATGTAAACCTCATAACAGCCATGGGCATTGATCTTGTTGAAGGAAAAGATAAGATAAAAGGGTCGGCTAATATTGATACATAT includes:
- a CDS encoding patatin-like phospholipase family protein; the encoded protein is MVDTGLVLEGGGMRGIYTAGVLEYFMEKDLYFPYVIGVSAGACFGASYLSRQKGRNRQVNIDLVSHPKYLSFRNLVKQRQLFGMDFLFDEIPNKLVPFDFETFYNSPEEFVVTTTDCHTGQPVYFSKEEYGKDLLKVIRASSSLPFIAPVVEYKGKHLLDGGIVDSVPIKKAEKDGLKKNVVILTRDHTYTKKKKSNIKWLLSKVYGHYPELVESVLSRYNMYNQTIDHIKEEEKKGNIFVIQPSSKVKVGRIERNQTKLEDLYTLGFDDARRNYDKLQKWMES
- a CDS encoding cell wall hydrolase codes for the protein MTAPQSKASAATTHQVQSGDTFWIIGKKYGVPVKTLMSTNKKSSHLLFIGEKLVIPQTITAAEMDLLARLVNAEAKGEPYAGKVAVASVVLNRVDSSLFPNSISSVIYQKDQGYYAFTPVQNGAINSPADASAKAAVKEALAFRGMGKGSLYFYNPKTAKSTWITSRQVTVNIGNHRFAK
- a CDS encoding spore germination protein, which codes for MSMKACGTMNKMTYEGGREKLSLVQVLARFRTSSDFIQYEAETSHVKYWVSYLRTMVDMQTLQKSIMPFLKSGDWKTLDDLQNGIPIENIIITIDTDVIKEKLLDGYILICLTEYGLPGLLIKATINKARDVSLPEVEFSVVGPKEAFVESIESNINLIRKRIPDEKLRIFEIKVGKLSKTKVAILYIEGIANEENVNTVKQRIKDIKFDQISDSSFITQMISDNQNSPFPQLLDTERPDRVSSILAEGKVGVIVDGSPHVLIGPTTLVEFFSAFDDYFYNWLNASFFRLIRLFAVAFSILVTPIYVATLTYHYELIPGDLLNTLISSRRVVPLPPILEALFLELTIELLREAGARLPTKVGQTIGIVGGIVIGTASVEAGLTSNILLIIVALSALASFTTPIYAMGNTIRMLRFPFLLLAEWLGLLGLMLCFCFLMTHLLRLTSLGRPFLEPIYPPRTKDMKDALIRLPFSLLSKRPSQLRTNNPIRFPSKKAKMNKDIDE
- a CDS encoding GerAB/ArcD/ProY family transporter, with protein sequence MKVADRFQVSHFLVFYLIHSLQFGVGVLGFQRIVAEKSGRDAWIAVIISGILVHISVWMIFRILKDFEGNIIDVHKELFGKWIGGALSTFFGLYFCLLAINVLNTYIEIIVVWMFPDLNSWLFTSIFLLLVYYVISGGFRIVTGICFFGVVLPSYLIFTFFFPIEFSDLSNLAPPLNHSFKDMASSTKDMSLTILGFEALLVYYPFIKRPEKSKKWAHLGVAYSTLLFTLIMMISLAYFSEEQLQKNVWATLTIWKIVEMPFVERFEYIGIANWCLIILPNVCLTFWCASRCLKDTFKFNQRILLALVLLLAFFTIPMIQTREKISFFNDLVSQIGFYMMFGYIPILFFLTVLIKKIKGRKA